In one window of Micromonospora cathayae DNA:
- a CDS encoding Gfo/Idh/MocA family protein, whose amino-acid sequence MTDRPVRAVVLGCGDIAATGHLPAVARSADVTLVGVLDSSAERRRAASAAYRVPELPDLAAAVRAGADVAVVATPPEVSPHLTMAAVAAGLDVLCEKPMAVDLGTAERVRTAVAATDRIVQIGFKNRFSPLVRALRRWVRAGRLGAPVVYTLGGFDERYDPADTVHTGRIAHFLAHGPSFVHEGAHFADYLAYVTGARPVDVRASGVRSRPDLPAENFVSALVRYDNGDLARLEIGWQFPVSPRGEFRALGPDGVVLLDRPGGVATLHTADGTEQVRLDRPWNDLCFDAQLAHFVDCVRRRATPETSVEAGLASLRLGLAVAEATATGAVVPG is encoded by the coding sequence ATGACTGACCGGCCGGTGCGCGCCGTCGTCCTCGGCTGTGGTGACATCGCGGCCACCGGACATCTGCCGGCGGTGGCCCGCAGCGCGGACGTGACCCTGGTCGGGGTGCTCGACAGCTCGGCGGAGCGCCGGCGGGCGGCGTCGGCGGCGTACCGGGTGCCGGAACTGCCCGACCTGGCGGCCGCCGTCCGGGCCGGCGCGGACGTCGCGGTCGTGGCCACCCCGCCGGAGGTCTCCCCGCACCTGACCATGGCGGCGGTGGCCGCCGGACTGGACGTGCTGTGCGAGAAGCCGATGGCGGTGGACCTGGGCACGGCCGAACGGGTCCGGACGGCGGTGGCGGCGACCGACCGGATCGTGCAGATCGGCTTCAAGAACCGGTTCTCCCCGCTGGTCCGGGCGCTCCGCCGGTGGGTGCGGGCGGGCCGGCTCGGCGCGCCGGTCGTCTACACCCTCGGCGGGTTCGACGAGCGGTACGACCCGGCCGACACCGTGCACACCGGGCGGATCGCGCACTTCCTCGCGCACGGGCCGTCCTTCGTGCACGAGGGCGCGCACTTCGCCGACTACCTGGCGTACGTGACCGGGGCGCGGCCGGTCGACGTACGGGCGTCCGGGGTGCGGTCCCGTCCCGACCTGCCGGCGGAGAACTTCGTCTCGGCCCTGGTCCGGTACGACAACGGTGACCTGGCCCGGCTGGAGATCGGTTGGCAGTTCCCGGTGTCGCCGCGGGGGGAGTTCCGGGCCCTCGGCCCGGACGGGGTGGTGCTGCTGGACCGTCCCGGCGGGGTCGCCACGCTGCACACCGCCGACGGCACCGAGCAGGTTCGCCTGGACCGTCCCTGGAACGACCTGTGTTTCGACGCGCAGCTGGCGCACTTCGTCGACTGCGTCCGGCGGCGGGCCACGCCGGAGACCTCCGTGGAGGCGGGTCTGGCGTCGCTGCGGCTGGGGCTGGCGGTCGCCGAGGCGACGGCCACCGGCGCGGTGGTGCCCGGCTGA